One genomic window of Acidobacteriota bacterium includes the following:
- a CDS encoding 3-hydroxybutyryl-CoA dehydrogenase yields the protein MAIKKVGVLGAGLMGSGIAQVAAASGYEVTLVEVSDELVKKGLNGIGKSLAKFAEKGTITADQKEATLARLKGTTKLEELADADIIIEAIIENLQIKRETYAKLDQLCKAETIFASNTSSLSITEMMTATRLERQRRFVGMHFFNPVPLMKLVEVIKTILTDEGVYAEATALAESFGKTVVKAGDKTGFIVNRLLVPFMLDAIRVYEEGLASVVDIDNGMKLGCNHPMGPLTLTDFVGLDTTYYIANIMFEEFKERRFAPPPLLKRMVQAGLYGRKSGRGFYDYSDPKNPKPMIL from the coding sequence ATGGCAATCAAAAAAGTCGGAGTGTTAGGCGCGGGCTTGATGGGTTCGGGCATCGCGCAAGTCGCCGCCGCCAGCGGTTACGAAGTCACGTTGGTCGAAGTCAGCGACGAATTGGTCAAAAAAGGCTTGAATGGCATCGGAAAATCGCTGGCCAAGTTCGCCGAAAAAGGCACGATTACTGCAGACCAAAAAGAAGCCACGCTCGCTCGGCTGAAAGGCACAACCAAACTCGAAGAACTGGCCGATGCCGACATCATCATCGAAGCCATCATCGAAAACTTGCAGATCAAGCGCGAGACCTACGCCAAACTCGACCAACTCTGCAAAGCCGAGACGATTTTCGCCTCGAACACTTCGTCGCTGTCAATCACTGAAATGATGACGGCGACCCGTTTGGAACGGCAGCGCCGCTTTGTCGGCATGCACTTTTTCAATCCTGTGCCGCTGATGAAGCTGGTCGAAGTCATCAAAACCATCCTGACCGACGAGGGCGTTTATGCCGAAGCCACCGCCTTGGCGGAATCCTTTGGCAAAACGGTCGTCAAAGCCGGAGACAAAACCGGCTTCATCGTCAATCGCCTTCTGGTTCCGTTTATGCTCGACGCGATTCGCGTGTACGAAGAAGGCCTGGCTTCGGTCGTAGACATTGATAACGGCATGAAGCTCGGCTGCAACCATCCGATGGGACCGCTGACGCTGACAGATTTTGTCGGCCTGGACACGACGTATTACATCGCCAACATCATGTTTGAAGAGTTCAAAGAACGCCGTTTCGCGCCGCCGCCGCTGCTGAAACGAATGGTGCAGGCGGGTTTGTATGGCCGCAAATCCGGTCGCGGTTTTTACGATTACAGCGACCCGAAAAATCCCAAACCGATGATCCTGTAA
- a CDS encoding rhomboid family intramembrane serine protease codes for MDNEGLNPSEPRPYIVCPNCGQLISSQAPTCEYCGATSPIAQQIGEQLFLHDLFSRPIVVAPILIGVNVAIYLLMTFVAGGDFFQTLMSGADRLTLLAFGAQNNELLLQGQWFRLITPAFIHIGLLHILLNSYVFWSVGTIVEKLYGSARFLAIYLLAAAGGSFASFLNHSWKHDLIGASAGASGAIFGLFGVVAVFSFRYHSELPPRFLQALKSGVLPAIAINLLLGFSIRYVDNAAHIGGLLTGGLLALLIPYVSARNTRRLAQTDKAILAVCGLVVLTSFVLAYRHSSPLLDKRFNKVKVVLQNIEAADDAMVNVFPPDGAKTDWQPSPQSVAQLTVAEIALEKSTAPDEKTENIRLEMIRLLKWQQQIVSQPDSSPLVERLDPVGQDLLKTRKAYIDWLKTEGAKFGFQLQERSDSQNKK; via the coding sequence GTGGATAACGAAGGACTCAATCCGTCCGAACCAAGACCTTACATTGTCTGTCCAAATTGCGGGCAGTTAATCTCCAGTCAAGCCCCCACTTGTGAATACTGTGGAGCAACTTCTCCCATTGCGCAGCAAATTGGCGAACAATTGTTTTTGCACGATCTGTTTTCCCGCCCAATTGTCGTCGCGCCGATTTTAATCGGAGTGAATGTGGCGATTTATTTATTAATGACCTTTGTTGCCGGAGGCGACTTTTTTCAGACGTTGATGAGCGGCGCTGACCGCCTTACGCTGCTTGCCTTTGGCGCGCAAAATAATGAACTCTTGCTGCAAGGCCAGTGGTTTCGATTAATCACGCCCGCATTCATTCATATTGGACTGCTTCACATTCTGCTCAATTCTTACGTGTTCTGGTCGGTCGGCACGATTGTCGAAAAACTATATGGTTCGGCTCGCTTTCTGGCGATTTACCTGCTGGCAGCAGCGGGAGGCTCGTTCGCCAGTTTTCTCAATCATTCCTGGAAACACGATCTGATTGGCGCCAGCGCCGGAGCTTCCGGAGCAATCTTTGGTTTGTTCGGCGTCGTCGCTGTGTTCAGTTTTCGATATCACAGCGAATTGCCGCCGCGATTTTTACAGGCGCTGAAATCCGGCGTGTTGCCCGCGATTGCCATCAACTTGCTGCTCGGTTTTTCCATCCGATATGTGGACAACGCCGCACATATCGGAGGTTTGCTGACCGGCGGACTTTTGGCATTGCTCATTCCCTATGTTTCTGCCAGAAACACGCGGCGCTTGGCTCAAACGGACAAGGCAATCCTGGCCGTATGTGGATTGGTCGTCCTGACCAGTTTTGTGTTGGCTTACAGACACAGTTCGCCGCTGCTCGATAAACGATTCAACAAAGTCAAAGTCGTGCTGCAAAACATCGAGGCTGCGGATGACGCGATGGTCAACGTTTTTCCGCCGGATGGTGCGAAAACCGATTGGCAACCCTCGCCGCAGAGTGTTGCCCAACTAACCGTTGCGGAAATCGCCTTGGAAAAAAGCACAGCACCCGACGAAAAAACCGAGAACATTCGGCTGGAGATGATTCGGCTGTTGAAATGGCAACAACAAATTGTCAGCCAGCCGGATTCCTCCCCTTTGGTTGAACGACTTGACCCGGTGGGCCAGGATTTGCTGAAAACCCGTAAAGCATATATTGACTGGTTGAAAACCGAAGGCGCGAAATTCGGCTTTCAGTTACAGGAACGATCGGACAGTCAAAACAAAAAATGA
- a CDS encoding cytochrome c biogenesis protein ResB, translating into MTSVQSSVSSTSSQTSASGLADGQELMVSPAAASLVEDVMSDEQGNTEAATPSKNAKSVSLIDGFLNLLSSVQFGIVLLVLLIIACMIGMLIQQLELETFPAYYAELTPAEKSVYGNLQFFDIYHAWYFNLLLLLLSLNIILASIDHFPAAWSFVTKKKLKASPTFAMGQKYREKLEMPGWDRNRLTERTVAAARSMGFKARVTEEDSRTTVFAERGVWNRLGAYMVHIGLLTIFFGGFMTSRGHTGMMPVTPDETGDTMFKQSFNLDGDKGQEIGVRRFQLPFTVKGVDIQQKPLKKEGGVDASNTLDWLTRIQIDDPARGTKTDAIVHMNHPFDYRGYRFFQASLSPENSAREIKLRVTPMTGGQAQEVTIKRNGEAKLADGTRVKYVQFNPGAQFSQDGTIGIGSNDYVNPAAQLSYITPDGKQGDVWAFNEAMVGQISNAPFLKQKFVDPHPYFFVLTDYEKVSAAHYLSVQYDPGAKIVYVGFAILCFTLVAVFFFSHQRLWLVVEDGNVYSGGNSNRNRLGFEDRAKKVLALIKEPKAAM; encoded by the coding sequence ATGACATCTGTGCAATCTTCCGTATCTTCAACTTCATCTCAAACTTCCGCTTCGGGGCTGGCCGATGGACAGGAACTGATGGTTTCGCCGGCTGCAGCTTCGTTGGTGGAAGACGTGATGTCCGATGAACAAGGCAACACCGAAGCTGCCACGCCATCCAAAAATGCCAAATCTGTTTCCCTGATTGACGGTTTTCTGAACCTGCTCAGTTCGGTTCAGTTTGGAATTGTTTTGTTGGTCTTGCTGATCATCGCCTGCATGATCGGCATGTTGATCCAGCAACTGGAACTGGAAACGTTTCCGGCCTATTACGCCGAGCTGACGCCGGCGGAAAAATCCGTATACGGAAATCTGCAGTTTTTTGATATTTATCACGCTTGGTATTTCAACCTGCTGCTGCTGCTGCTGAGTTTGAACATCATTCTGGCTTCGATAGACCACTTTCCCGCGGCCTGGAGCTTTGTCACGAAAAAGAAACTCAAAGCTTCGCCGACATTTGCGATGGGGCAGAAATACCGCGAGAAATTGGAAATGCCGGGGTGGGATCGCAACCGGTTGACGGAACGCACCGTTGCGGCGGCTCGCTCAATGGGATTCAAGGCTCGCGTGACGGAAGAGGATTCGCGCACGACGGTCTTTGCCGAACGCGGCGTTTGGAATCGGTTGGGCGCGTATATGGTTCACATCGGGTTGCTGACCATTTTTTTCGGCGGTTTTATGACCAGCCGCGGGCATACGGGAATGATGCCTGTGACGCCGGATGAAACCGGCGACACGATGTTCAAACAGTCTTTCAATCTGGATGGGGATAAAGGGCAGGAAATCGGCGTTCGCCGGTTCCAGCTTCCGTTCACGGTCAAAGGCGTGGATATTCAACAGAAACCGCTCAAAAAGGAAGGCGGCGTGGATGCCAGCAATACCCTGGATTGGTTGACACGGATTCAAATTGACGATCCTGCAAGGGGAACGAAAACCGACGCTATCGTTCACATGAATCATCCGTTTGATTATCGCGGTTACAGATTCTTCCAGGCTTCGTTAAGCCCGGAAAACTCCGCGCGCGAAATCAAACTGCGCGTCACGCCGATGACGGGCGGTCAGGCGCAGGAAGTGACGATCAAGCGAAACGGCGAAGCGAAACTCGCTGACGGCACGCGCGTGAAATACGTCCAGTTCAACCCGGGCGCGCAATTCAGCCAGGACGGGACAATCGGCATTGGCTCCAATGATTACGTCAATCCGGCGGCGCAGTTGTCATACATCACGCCGGACGGCAAACAAGGCGACGTTTGGGCGTTCAACGAAGCGATGGTCGGCCAGATCAGCAACGCTCCGTTTTTGAAACAGAAGTTCGTTGACCCACATCCGTACTTTTTTGTACTGACCGATTATGAAAAGGTTTCTGCGGCGCATTACCTGTCGGTGCAATACGATCCGGGCGCAAAGATCGTTTACGTCGGGTTCGCCATTCTGTGCTTCACTTTGGTTGCAGTATTCTTTTTTTCGCATCAACGACTGTGGTTGGTCGTCGAAGATGGCAACGTTTATTCCGGCGGCAATTCCAATCGCAACCGGCTCGGTTTTGAAGATCGCGCGAAGAAAGTTCTGGCGCTGATCAAAGAGCCGAAAGCCGCCATGTAA
- the ccsA gene encoding cytochrome c biogenesis protein CcsA, which yields MAQAIKSLNASIAASQASGERRSSLVNYLPALIPLTAAFALLAVRVSMGPAGFPNDGALAVLAVLSYLIAAASLLTNLWAPIGFLQRLGMWTLSFGFFFNFSSWLLRWVASGERENWVRMTNQITGEHHFWWFFSYIPYANLYDLSLAFAFGAGFATLLVSQRENSRFIGAISTPLISLILLLAIFIGSDFITLPPVLDSYWRPIHVGVASLSYGVALVSFAMAVVYLLKDGVKMETMALTVAIFVVVAYVFVWLMSGLKGLDPFTFSFRLNPVVPHPGGVTNSGARVALPGVGLWATLSLLFLIGMGISFALYLRKHDESLKRLGHWLLRGSIITQIAAIGLTFYQIKAMGVVGSLVGNDQAYRIGQSLLGKDAAGKSVDEIVSIGANFLAQNRDSMILSLKGNPVEIAAMVSLVVVLCFIALFSFRTEQIRERLPSLERIDSLIYKLVGVAFAGLAILLVTGAVWANESWGRYWGWDAKETGALVAWFAYGGYLHSRITHGWAGRRSVYFALVGFLLVIFTYLGVSYILPGLHSYAG from the coding sequence ATGGCTCAAGCAATTAAATCGCTCAATGCTTCGATTGCCGCTTCGCAGGCAAGCGGTGAGCGGAGAAGTTCTCTTGTTAATTATCTACCGGCGCTGATCCCGCTGACTGCGGCTTTCGCGCTGCTGGCAGTGCGCGTTTCAATGGGGCCTGCGGGCTTTCCCAATGACGGCGCGCTGGCCGTGCTGGCCGTGCTCAGTTATTTGATCGCAGCGGCTTCGTTGTTGACCAATTTGTGGGCGCCAATCGGGTTTTTGCAGCGGCTGGGAATGTGGACGCTTTCGTTCGGCTTCTTCTTCAACTTTTCCAGTTGGTTGCTGCGCTGGGTCGCTTCGGGCGAGCGCGAAAACTGGGTTCGGATGACGAACCAGATCACCGGCGAACATCATTTCTGGTGGTTTTTCAGTTACATCCCGTATGCGAATTTGTATGACCTGTCGCTGGCGTTCGCCTTTGGCGCGGGCTTTGCGACCTTGCTGGTCAGCCAACGGGAAAACTCGCGCTTCATTGGAGCGATTTCTACGCCGCTGATTTCGTTGATTTTGTTGCTGGCAATTTTCATCGGCAGCGATTTCATCACTTTGCCGCCGGTGCTGGATAGTTACTGGCGTCCGATTCACGTCGGCGTGGCCAGTTTGAGTTACGGCGTGGCGCTGGTCAGCTTTGCAATGGCGGTCGTTTACCTGCTCAAAGACGGCGTGAAAATGGAAACGATGGCGCTGACCGTGGCGATCTTTGTCGTTGTGGCCTATGTCTTTGTCTGGTTAATGAGCGGGTTAAAAGGACTTGATCCGTTTACGTTCAGTTTCCGGCTGAATCCCGTGGTGCCGCATCCGGGAGGGGTGACGAATTCCGGCGCGCGCGTGGCATTGCCCGGAGTCGGATTATGGGCGACGCTGTCGCTGTTGTTCCTGATCGGAATGGGCATTAGCTTTGCGCTGTATTTGCGCAAACATGATGAATCGCTGAAGCGGTTGGGACATTGGTTGTTGCGCGGCTCCATCATTACCCAAATTGCCGCCATCGGCCTGACCTTTTACCAGATCAAAGCCATGGGGGTGGTCGGATCGCTGGTTGGCAACGATCAGGCCTATCGGATTGGCCAGAGCTTGTTGGGCAAAGACGCCGCAGGAAAATCCGTAGATGAAATTGTTTCGATTGGCGCAAACTTCCTGGCACAGAATCGAGACTCAATGATTTTGAGCCTGAAAGGCAATCCGGTGGAAATCGCTGCGATGGTTTCGCTGGTAGTGGTGTTGTGTTTCATCGCGCTGTTCAGCTTCCGGACTGAACAAATCCGCGAACGACTGCCCTCCCTGGAACGCATTGACAGCCTGATTTACAAACTGGTCGGCGTTGCCTTTGCCGGATTGGCAATTTTGCTGGTGACCGGAGCCGTTTGGGCGAACGAATCCTGGGGGCGGTATTGGGGATGGGATGCCAAGGAAACGGGCGCGCTGGTCGCATGGTTTGCTTATGGCGGTTATCTGCATTCGCGCATCACGCACGGTTGGGCCGGTCGTCGAAGCGTTTACTTTGCCCTGGTTGGCTTCCTGCTGGTGATCTTCACGTACTTGGGAGTCAGTTATATTTTGCCCGGCTTACATTCGTACGCCGGATAA
- a CDS encoding DUF1501 domain-containing protein, producing the protein MKDHLHPDHSCEVCEPLRPVNSGLFGGPVLGRREFFKIAGTGVAGSFVVPMFAKEAKADDAAVAPELYGQARNLIYIHMQGAPSHVDTFDLKVGSWTPADFAPEVIGNGVLFPKGLMPTIASQIQYITTIRSVRAPALVHGLQQIWTQIARNPTSLMGKIAPNICAVVAREFESQRTAAQKLPGFVSLNGGNVVSSGYFNARYTPFAANGSTGGLGNLTNFAGQTTFDRRYQMLQELDGENRTNSPFGDSVVDMDSFYQQSKGMMYNPEVDAVFRLTAAETQRYGVNNAQTGFGNACLTARNLVKSNLGTRAVMISIGGWDNHTNIYTAGGIYNPARQFDKGVGELLKDLAATPGVNGGTLLDETLVVWMGEFGRTVRTANGSSTPGLNSGAGRDHYFQQFVSLAGGGVSGGRVIGSTTSDGFAVQDPGWSEGRPVVNEDIAATIYSGLRIDYTKTLHDDPFQRGFEYVPFASQGAWKPVKEVFQRSAQPERPRLNPRRR; encoded by the coding sequence ATGAAAGATCATCTTCATCCTGATCATTCTTGCGAAGTTTGCGAACCGTTGCGGCCAGTCAATTCCGGACTCTTCGGAGGTCCGGTCCTGGGACGCCGTGAATTTTTCAAAATTGCGGGTACAGGCGTTGCCGGTTCCTTCGTCGTTCCGATGTTCGCCAAAGAGGCGAAAGCTGACGACGCTGCCGTCGCACCGGAACTGTATGGGCAGGCTCGCAACTTGATTTACATCCACATGCAGGGCGCGCCCAGCCACGTGGACACGTTCGATCTGAAGGTCGGTTCATGGACGCCGGCGGATTTCGCACCTGAAGTAATTGGCAATGGTGTGTTGTTTCCGAAAGGGTTGATGCCGACCATCGCATCGCAGATTCAATACATCACCACCATACGCAGCGTTCGCGCTCCGGCATTGGTGCATGGGCTGCAACAAATCTGGACGCAGATTGCTCGTAACCCAACGTCGCTAATGGGCAAAATCGCGCCGAATATCTGCGCCGTCGTCGCGCGCGAATTTGAATCGCAACGCACTGCGGCGCAAAAACTTCCCGGGTTCGTTTCGCTCAATGGCGGGAACGTCGTCAGCTCGGGCTATTTCAACGCACGCTATACGCCATTCGCAGCCAACGGTTCGACTGGGGGCTTAGGTAACCTGACGAACTTTGCCGGGCAGACCACATTTGATCGTCGTTACCAAATGTTGCAGGAATTGGATGGCGAAAATCGCACCAATTCGCCATTTGGAGATTCTGTCGTGGATATGGACAGTTTCTACCAACAAAGCAAGGGCATGATGTACAACCCGGAAGTGGATGCAGTGTTCAGACTGACCGCTGCTGAAACGCAGCGGTATGGCGTAAATAACGCACAGACCGGTTTTGGCAATGCCTGTTTGACGGCGCGCAATCTGGTCAAATCCAATCTTGGTACGCGAGCCGTCATGATCAGCATTGGCGGATGGGATAACCACACAAACATTTACACTGCTGGCGGGATTTACAATCCGGCTCGACAATTCGACAAGGGCGTTGGCGAGTTGCTGAAAGACCTCGCCGCAACGCCCGGCGTCAACGGCGGCACGCTGCTGGATGAAACGCTGGTTGTCTGGATGGGTGAATTTGGCCGCACCGTCAGAACCGCCAACGGAAGCTCGACGCCGGGATTGAACAGCGGCGCCGGACGCGATCATTATTTCCAGCAGTTCGTAAGCTTAGCAGGCGGCGGGGTCAGCGGCGGTCGCGTCATCGGTTCCACCACCAGCGACGGGTTCGCCGTGCAAGATCCTGGCTGGTCGGAAGGCCGTCCGGTCGTCAACGAAGACATTGCGGCCACCATCTATTCCGGGTTGAGAATTGATTACACCAAAACGCTGCACGATGATCCGTTCCAGCGAGGTTTTGAATATGTTCCCTTCGCGTCGCAAGGAGCCTGGAAACCCGTCAAGGAAGTTTTCCAGCGCAGCGCACAACCGGAAAGGCCGCGCTTGAATCCGCGCCGACGGTAA
- a CDS encoding DUF1549 domain-containing protein has protein sequence MVLKGHGDGSSRGSKRNWPVALTKKLAVLAFVLVGLILALDRFGVLDTFGQKSPRRIFRQTTQPTVNADDCSYVKSPMDYQDVAARHRNQVSQLTEIVAARFDQEGIALVPPQNMPHKNFVDDLIFSKMQNAGVESAPLCTDEEFIRRVTLDLTGRIPSPTDVTNFLKDQNPNKRDILIDALSNSPEFVDKWTMFFADLYKSNSTANNINRFIGGSEAFYKFIHDAIEQNKSYAQMATEMITARGDSYLDGQTNFIVGGFVPMGPAQDTYDGYAVNTAQVFLGLSSMDCLLCHDGAGHLDAVNLWGSKATRADAWGMAAFFARTRRQTVAAGTNLQKYTITEATSGEYDLNTTTGNRSSRLPMGNVRSVAPKYMFGNRGVVANGEDRRTVLAKYITQDPQFARAAVNYLWEKLMVEALVSPSGTFDLARLDPDAQMPDGWVLQPNNAELLEALAQEFSNNNFNLRYIIRTIVQSSTYQLSSKYPGTWKLEYVPLYARKFARRLDAEELHDAVIKATNLPPVTNAVTINGTVVSPRMLGFPIIDEVGAKKREIQWAMQLPEPREPRFGQQNGSSANILNTFLRGNRDLNLRLGDSSILQALNMMNNDFISRRIRYVANNSSNDAGNNSDGYIAPIPGYNAEKIVSTVKRLMETQGLTNEQIIMELYLNTLSRNPRQSEIQKVLPYFTSMGKQGAIESLQWVLVNKVDFLFNY, from the coding sequence ATGGTATTGAAAGGTCATGGGGATGGTTCGAGCAGAGGCTCGAAACGAAACTGGCCAGTTGCGCTGACCAAAAAGTTGGCGGTGCTGGCTTTTGTTTTAGTTGGATTGATTTTGGCGCTAGACCGATTTGGAGTTTTGGACACCTTCGGCCAAAAATCGCCCCGCCGAATTTTCAGGCAAACCACCCAGCCCACCGTCAATGCCGATGATTGCAGCTATGTGAAATCGCCGATGGATTACCAGGACGTGGCGGCTCGGCATCGCAACCAGGTTTCACAACTCACCGAAATCGTGGCAGCACGGTTTGACCAGGAAGGAATCGCTCTGGTTCCGCCGCAAAACATGCCGCACAAAAATTTCGTGGACGATTTGATCTTCTCCAAGATGCAAAACGCCGGAGTCGAATCCGCCCCACTTTGCACGGACGAAGAATTCATTCGCCGCGTCACGCTAGACCTGACAGGCCGCATTCCTTCGCCGACGGATGTGACCAACTTCCTGAAAGACCAAAATCCGAACAAGCGCGACATTCTGATTGACGCGCTGAGCAACTCCCCGGAGTTCGTGGACAAATGGACGATGTTCTTTGCCGATTTGTACAAGAGCAATTCAACGGCAAACAACATCAACCGGTTCATCGGCGGCAGCGAAGCCTTTTACAAATTCATACACGATGCCATCGAACAGAATAAGAGCTACGCCCAAATGGCCACGGAAATGATCACCGCGCGGGGCGACAGCTACTTAGACGGCCAGACTAATTTCATCGTCGGCGGATTTGTTCCGATGGGACCTGCGCAGGACACCTATGACGGTTACGCTGTGAATACCGCTCAGGTGTTTTTGGGGTTGAGTTCAATGGATTGCCTGCTTTGCCATGACGGAGCGGGGCACCTGGACGCCGTCAATCTATGGGGATCCAAAGCCACGCGCGCGGATGCCTGGGGAATGGCCGCCTTTTTTGCGCGCACACGTCGTCAAACCGTTGCTGCCGGGACGAACCTTCAGAAATACACCATCACCGAGGCAACGTCCGGCGAATATGACTTGAATACCACCACCGGCAATCGCAGTTCGCGGTTGCCGATGGGCAATGTCCGCAGCGTCGCGCCAAAATATATGTTCGGCAATCGCGGTGTCGTCGCCAACGGCGAAGACCGGCGAACCGTGCTGGCCAAATACATTACACAAGATCCGCAGTTTGCTCGCGCGGCCGTCAATTACCTGTGGGAAAAATTGATGGTCGAAGCCCTGGTTTCCCCATCCGGCACTTTCGATCTGGCGCGGCTTGATCCGGATGCGCAAATGCCGGACGGATGGGTGCTGCAACCGAACAACGCCGAATTGCTCGAGGCGTTGGCACAGGAGTTCAGCAACAACAACTTCAACCTGCGCTACATCATTCGCACCATCGTTCAATCGTCCACCTACCAGCTTTCGTCGAAATATCCCGGCACCTGGAAACTGGAATACGTTCCGCTGTACGCGCGAAAATTTGCCCGCCGTCTGGACGCCGAAGAGTTGCACGATGCCGTCATCAAGGCGACCAACCTGCCTCCAGTGACGAACGCCGTCACCATCAACGGAACCGTCGTTTCCCCGCGAATGCTTGGCTTCCCGATCATTGACGAAGTGGGAGCGAAAAAGCGGGAAATTCAGTGGGCGATGCAACTGCCCGAACCGCGCGAACCGCGTTTTGGCCAACAAAATGGTTCGTCGGCCAACATCCTGAACACGTTTCTGCGCGGCAATCGCGATCTAAACCTGCGTCTGGGCGATTCGTCCATCCTGCAAGCGTTGAATATGATGAACAACGATTTCATCAGCCGCCGGATTCGCTATGTCGCCAACAATTCCAGCAATGATGCTGGCAACAATTCGGATGGATATATCGCTCCGATTCCTGGTTACAACGCCGAAAAGATTGTTTCGACCGTGAAGCGGTTGATGGAAACGCAAGGGTTGACCAACGAACAGATCATTATGGAACTTTACTTGAACACCCTGTCCCGAAATCCGCGCCAAAGCGAAATCCAAAAGGTTCTTCCCTATTTCACCTCGATGGGAAAACAGGGGGCGATTGAAAGTCTGCAATGGGTGTTGGTGAACAAAGTGGATTTCCTGTTCAATTACTAA
- a CDS encoding class II aldolase/adducin family protein has translation MSESAMIVPAKVPNLPQMPVFHSPAEERLHRKQRLAAAFRLFSKFGFDEGVAGHITARDPEKADHFWVNPFGVDFSQIRVSDLVLVNHKGEVVEGNMPVNGAAFAIHSQVHAARPDCVAAAHAHSMHGKSWSALGRLLDPITQDACAFYEDHSIFDDFTGVVLDVEEGRRIGSALGNCKAVILRNHGLLTVGKTVDEAAWWFITMERSCQAQLLAEAAGEPHFITPENAKLTSQQVGSTVAGWFQFQPLYARIVKEQPDLLD, from the coding sequence ATGTCAGAGTCCGCAATGATCGTCCCTGCGAAAGTGCCGAATCTTCCGCAAATGCCAGTCTTTCATTCTCCCGCCGAAGAGCGGCTTCACCGGAAACAGCGTTTGGCGGCGGCGTTCCGGCTCTTTTCCAAATTTGGATTCGATGAGGGCGTCGCCGGTCACATCACCGCGCGCGACCCGGAAAAGGCAGACCACTTTTGGGTGAATCCCTTCGGCGTGGATTTCAGTCAGATTCGCGTTTCCGATCTGGTGTTGGTCAATCACAAGGGCGAAGTCGTCGAGGGCAACATGCCGGTCAACGGAGCGGCGTTTGCCATTCACTCGCAAGTTCACGCGGCGCGTCCGGATTGCGTTGCCGCCGCTCACGCGCATTCGATGCACGGCAAATCGTGGTCTGCGCTCGGACGGTTGCTCGATCCGATCACCCAGGACGCCTGCGCGTTTTACGAAGACCACTCGATTTTTGACGATTTCACAGGCGTGGTGCTCGACGTGGAAGAAGGTCGCCGGATTGGCAGCGCGCTGGGCAATTGCAAAGCCGTTATTTTGCGAAACCATGGTTTGTTGACTGTGGGCAAAACCGTTGACGAAGCTGCCTGGTGGTTTATCACCATGGAGCGCAGTTGCCAGGCGCAATTGTTGGCCGAAGCCGCGGGCGAACCGCATTTCATCACGCCCGAAAATGCCAAACTGACATCCCAGCAAGTGGGTTCGACCGTTGCCGGATGGTTTCAATTCCAACCGCTTTACGCGCGAATCGTGAAGGAACAGCCCGATTTGCTCGACTAA
- a CDS encoding diacylglycerol kinase family lipid kinase has translation MLFVINPTAARGRAKREWSKARLELCKRGVNFKEHLTSKPGEACEATRQALLAGEVCVIAVGGDGTLNEVVSGYFGEAGQPINPQAAIGLLPCGTGSDFRRSVGLMNRRMALHAILSGQSQLIDVVKVELFTPNGQPVFCYSVNVVSFGLGGEVVKLVNSWRNTWPRWVGGSARFVLAALKALKAYQNRPVKFVLDDSRLEIQTNFFVVANGRFAGGGMQFAPQAEFDDGLMDVVMANGVNRWEVVKELPRIRSGGHLRNPKIEFRRSRTVTVTTSQPLLVDVDGESAGITPARLTIQPAAIRFLTSATDKF, from the coding sequence ATGCTATTTGTCATCAATCCAACCGCCGCGCGCGGCAGGGCAAAGCGGGAATGGAGTAAAGCGCGGCTTGAACTCTGCAAACGCGGCGTCAATTTCAAAGAACATTTGACTTCAAAACCCGGCGAAGCCTGCGAGGCCACTCGACAGGCTTTGCTTGCGGGAGAAGTGTGCGTGATTGCGGTTGGCGGAGACGGGACGCTCAATGAAGTCGTCAGCGGATATTTCGGCGAAGCCGGCCAGCCAATTAATCCGCAGGCGGCAATTGGACTGTTGCCGTGCGGGACAGGCTCGGATTTTCGCCGCTCGGTTGGGTTGATGAATCGGAGAATGGCTTTGCACGCGATTCTCAGCGGCCAAAGCCAGTTAATTGACGTGGTTAAGGTCGAACTCTTTACGCCAAACGGCCAACCGGTTTTCTGCTATTCGGTCAATGTCGTCAGCTTCGGGCTGGGCGGGGAAGTGGTCAAACTGGTCAATTCCTGGCGAAATACCTGGCCGCGTTGGGTCGGTGGTTCCGCGCGGTTTGTGTTGGCTGCGTTGAAGGCGTTGAAGGCTTATCAAAATCGCCCGGTCAAATTTGTCTTGGACGACTCGAGGCTGGAAATCCAAACAAATTTTTTCGTCGTGGCCAACGGACGATTTGCCGGAGGCGGAATGCAGTTTGCTCCGCAGGCCGAATTCGACGATGGTTTGATGGATGTCGTGATGGCCAATGGAGTCAATCGTTGGGAAGTGGTCAAGGAATTGCCGCGCATTCGATCCGGCGGCCATTTGCGAAATCCGAAGATCGAATTCCGGCGAAGCCGCACCGTCACCGTCACAACTTCGCAACCGCTGTTGGTGGATGTGGATGGCGAATCCGCCGGAATCACGCCTGCGCGCCTGACAATTCAACCGGCTGCCATACGCTTTCTGACCTCGGCTACCGATAAGTTTTGA